One Penaeus vannamei isolate JL-2024 chromosome 38, ASM4276789v1, whole genome shotgun sequence genomic window, ATCCTTTTGAAGATATGTTTTGGATGAAATTGAACTCAGGGTTCAATGATGGCTTCTAAGAAATTATCTAAAGAACATATATAAGAAGGTCTTTTAAGTAATAtagagtattatttttatttcccatGTACATTATATAACTTCTTGGTACTATGTTTTTCAGGAGGAGAATGATCCCATCAGGACACGGGACGAGATTACAGCAATGATCTCACAACATATCAAAGCCATCAATAATATCTACGGCAATGTAAAATTTGAAGGAAAATACAAGCACAGGAACATACGATTTGAAGTGCAGAGAATCAAGGTAAGGAGTGTAAGAAAGTGTTTTTACAGCTGTGCTTGACTATGCTTGAAGACATGCTTGGAGTGGATGACTGAAACCATTTGCCCAATGTAATTTCAATTACTTGTTTCCTTATTTCAAAGCTTTTTTGTCATAACTGTGAGATTGCTcttgaaaggaaaaataagaataagaagggtgAAAAAGTGCTTAGGTGGCTACAAGCAGATAATCTGCTTGATAACTTTTATCCAGGGAAATCTTAAATGTTTgcatttctttacttttccttttagTAAAATTGATGGAGTCAGTACATGTATATTAGGAATACCTACCACCcttaaaagaaaatagatggtTATTAGTttcaactttttaaaaatttcataACTAGATGatacattttgtttattttaaactttttttttttacccagctTAGTACAGCTCCTATACCATTGACATGATTTTTGAGAAGTTATGGTTATACTATTACTTTAAGATTATTtctaaaaagatacaaaattcaATGAGTTAATCATTTCTTATAAAATGGATTAAACTCCTGATTTACTTTCTTTCAAGATTGATAATGACGAGCCTTGCCGTCCCAACTGGACAGGAGAACCAAACAAATTCTGTAAAGCCAATGTGGATGTGAGCAACTTCCTGAACCTACATTCCCAAAAGAAGCATGATGACTTCTGTCTTGCTTACGTGTTCACATTTAGGGACTTCACAGGTGGTACCCTTGGCTTAGCCTGGGTTGCTTCTCCATCAGGTATGTTGTCCCTGTGCAAGTGTATATTAGCATTGTGAAATCATGAGTTTGAAATCCATAAAAGACAAGTATAGTTTACTGTATGTATTATTTTGATatgtatcattttttatgatttgtgCCAAGAAAATGCTTCTTAATTTGTTGTTAATTATTTGAACAGGTGCCTCTGGTGGTATTTGTGAAAAGTACAAGACCTATACAGAGAACCTGGGAGGTTTCCGTCACTCTGAAAAGAGATCCCTCAACACTGGTATAATCACATTCCTCAACTACAACTCTCGAGTTCCTCCAAAGGTCTCACAACTAACATTGGCTCACGAGATTGGTCATAATTTTGGCTCACCACACGACTTTCCTGAGACGTGTAAGCCTGGAGGTCTGCTGGGGAACTACATTATGTTCTCCTCTGCTACCAGTGGAGATCGGCCAAATAATGACAAGTTTTCTCAGTGCTCCATTCGTAATATATCACTGGTTCTTGATGCCATAtcggaaaagagaagaacaaattgTTTCTCAACCAACAATGGTGCCTTCTGCGGAAATAAGATcgttgaagaaggggaagaatgtgactgtggttatgatgatgaggaatGTGAAGAAAAGTGTTGTTATCCACTCAAGATTTCTCAGAATGATAAGATGCAGAATTCATCTGCAAGAGAGTGTAGACGCAGAAAGAACACACAGTGCAGGTATAGTGCAATCTGTagatttgtttattatgtttcaGCTATACACATGTAGGTGTTAACAAAGATTATAGATATCTTATTTTTACATTGAAATTGATGATTACACTAATAAGAAACTTTGGTTACTGTTTTTaaatgatttatataaatataaagagcaCAACCTCATAGCTTCACTGATACTTTTTTCTATAtgatttgtttctattattacatGAGTATTTAAAACCAGTTATTACCAAAATTCTCATACTTGTAGTTGAATATGATGATGAGACAATAAGTTGGTGAAACAAGATAGAATTACCATATGGGATTTCATTCACTTTAGTTTTCTGTAGTTTATACTTGAATGTGAGAAATTGTTCTATAGGGGTCACTGTGGTCCATTTGTAACATGCATAGCGTAGGACAAGTAAAGTCTCAAAGCAAAGTGATCATGAACCCTGCTGTGGATCAGGATTAGGAATGGTCTTGGTCCCTAGTTGCctcagaaagaaaaaatcctgttGACAGTTGAGTGTCCTAGCATTTTAAAGTAAAGGAATTCAACATTTAACTGCAATGATAAGTGTCATGTCAGAAAAGAAGCTTGTGATATTTaagttatgaaaatgaaataggtATATTTATCAGCATTGTTCATCTTTTATCAAACATTAATATAAATCTTGATCTTCAGTTCATTCCTTAGTTAATGTTAAactaattttattttccttccagtCCAAGTGAAGGCCCTTGCTGTAGCAGAGATCGCTGTGCGTATGTGACACATAATGCCCGAGTTCAGTGCCATTCTGAAACAGACTGTGAGGAGTCAGTGTATTGCAATGGTCGCATGGCACAGTGCCCATCCCCCAGGAAGAAGCGAGATCACAAGCAATGCAATGAAGGCACAAAGGTAGAACAAAATGACTTCATCCTTGTAAAATGATTGTTGAAATTTGGTATTAATTGTATTGAGAaccacatttatttatttatttttattttattatagatTTTTGAAGTCTGTTTATAgttataaagagagataaagagtataGTAAAATAAGAATTGGATTGGCTTTATCAATTTTTACTGGAGAGCATCCCAAGACCAGCTTATAATTTTATGTATGCACAAAAGAATTGTTATGAAGTATAGTTCActcttattaatttttttcattttcatcctccAGGTCTGCATAAAAGGAAAATGTAGTGGATCCATATGTCTTGCACACAAGTTGATGGAGTGCTTCCTCACATCAGACCGtgtgaaagacaaaaagaagctGTGTGAAATTGCCTGTCAAGAAGGCAATGACACTTCCACTTGTAAATCTACTTCAGAACTAAAGCATATCTTTGGTGAACCTGTATTTATGAGACCTGGAGCTCCATGTAATAACTTCCAGGTGAGAAGATCTTTGCTGTCAGTATTGTGAATTTTATATGATTCTAGGAGTGTTTTATACTTAGATGTTTATgaagataaacaaaaattatGCAAATAGGATCAATTCAGCAATGAAAAAGATGTCTCACTCCAGTGTCAAATGTTTTGCTTCTAGGGTTATTGCGATGTCTTCCAAAAATGTCGTGCAGTGGATGCTGAGGGACCGCTTGCAAGACTCAAGAACCTGCTCTTCAATCAGGACACGCTTAACAGTGTTGCTGAGTGGATCACAGTAAGAGCATTACCTCTTCTTGGCTGTAGTTACTTTCTTGATCATTTCATTGTATTTCCtttgaaaaaaatgtgtttttgGAATGACAGTGATCTATACTGCAGTATTTTTCTCTTTAAGAGGGAATAATTTCCCAAAAGATTTCTGATAAAGGGTTAACACTTCTCATATGATTTAGAACAAATAGGAAACTGCTGTTCCCATATGAAAAAATGGATCATCATGTATTTTTATTACACAGCAATACTGGTATGGTGTGATGATGCTTGGTGTTGGCTTTGTGGTCTTCATGGGCATTTTCATCAAGTGCTGCGCCGTGCACACCCCATCCAGCAACCCTCGCAAACCTCCAGCACGATCCATCACAGAAACCCTACGTAGACCTGTCAGCACTCTCAGAAGAGTCAAAGTAAGAGGATCAAGGATCAGCTAAGGCTACTATCaacttgatcatcatcatttggaAAATATTCTTAATATGAAATTGGTCAAAGTAAGGTTTAGTCAGGTAGTGAAAGTCACCTCAGACTGTTCTTTGAAACTTCCCTCGTTTTCTTTGCCCAGCGACATCGCCAAGGCCCGAGCCCAAACGCCCAGGGTGCCCCGGGCcccagtcaccatcatcaccaccaccttcatcaccacaaCCAGCCTGGACCATCTCGCCATAGTGGGGGGGCAGCTGCAGCAGTGCCCGAACGACCAAAGGGAGGAGCCAAGAGGTCTAGTCGGGCATACAGTGATGATCCACCGCCACCTTACCCTGGGAATCCCAGACCTCTAAGCTCTTCTAATCCAGGAAATTCTGTCACACCAGTCAATCGTAGTGGCCCTACCCGTCATGGCTATGGTGAGGGCCGGGGACACTATAACAGACCCAAAGGTTAGTGAAGGAGGTTCTGGTTAGTATTCTTTCAGTGATAAAACAATAAGGAATTGGAAGATAAATGTGCATTCCAGGTTTCCATAAACTtcttgtttgcttattttttatgctttgtatgtttgtttgttagcattTAGAGAGATATTATGGATACTGGAATGCATAAGTAAGCTTTAAAACTATTGGTAGTTAATTAGTTTGCATGCTATGCATCCAATAATTGTACTGCATAGAAGTGTTTAAATGATTTCAGTTGCAGAGTTCATTAATCTTGAATGCTTTAGTGATGGAATAGGAAGAGGTGACTTGTGCATGTAGAAGATGGTGGGCATGCTGGATTATAATAATAGTCAGAATTTAAACGAAGGATGTAggttttggttgtttggttgtttattttgcaTGTTGCCTTGTAAAATTTTGTTATGTTAACCATTGGCATGTGATATATGGTATTACTTTTTTAATAATTGGGAACAATATGATAGGATTGTTTATTTATAAGTACATTTTTACTCCATCTTAGGGCTAAGATGCTTGAAAAAATGGCATTTTTCTTAAAGTACAGTACCATTATCACTTGCCATAATTTTTATGCATGGATGCAATTTTGGATTTTTAACAGACAAATTTCTTGGATTTTgaaggtttttttttgtttgtttgtttgcaaatGGTCAGATGCAGTTTGATGTAAGTATCTTTAAGAGGATTCTTTACTTTTAgaattaatttctttttcctACATTAATTCTGAAATTTTATGATATTAACCTGTATGACAGTTGATTTGCAAAAGGAGTTTTTAGAAATTTAGGTTGTTACTTGGTATTTTTTGCCATTTGAGATTTGATTTGAATTTTTAGGTATTTGAATTAGGTAGTAGGAAtattacgaaaaagaaaaagaagtaaaataatgcAGCCTTTGACACTATGATTAAATAATGatgtgctttattttttttctatttataaggTATACTAAAATGTTTCTACTTACCTTTTATTAACATCCATTTCCAtttcatataagtgtgtataaatCACCCACAAAACAGTGGTGTTCCCAGCTCCTTCTCGAGTGATTAATAATTTCCAGTTTACTGACAAAAGTGTCTGTCAGGCCTAAAAGTTTGATTAAATTTTCACCTCATTTATACCATCATCCTTGAGTGGTAACTCTCCATGACATggcaaatatatttttatatatttttatatgtttatcctAAAGTGATGTGTAGAATTATCTTATAACTATTGGTTGTTTAGGTTGACTAAAGAATTACTTTTGAAATAATAAAGTATCTCACTTTTGAATTAAAAGTTTTGTTATCACTTATCATGCTCAGTTACTTTTTTGACTACTTAGAAAGGTGGAAATCGGTCCAAGATTACTGTTGTAAGATACTGAGGAATGGCTATATAAGAAGGCAATTATAAGAAAATGTATAGGACTAAGAAACAAAAAGTATTATTGGTTCATTGTCtctgttgtttatattatttcttgAAATTTACTTCTTTGTTTAAAAAGATATGTAatgattttgcaaaaaaaaaaaaaaaaaaatcccgtcacTAAGCCAACTCTGATTCTGTAAACTTAGCTGAGGCTTTGAATCCATAATTTGATATATACTTTGCATAAGAGATACTTGTGCTCACATTCAACTCTTTGTTTTCTCTAAATATAAAGAGTGAAGAGCAAAACTTTTTAGCTTTGGTACAGATAAATTGAGAGTTATTCAAGATTTTGTGGTGATTGTATAATAAGTTGTATGTCATGAAATTTACAAGTTGACCTAGTTGTGCCTTATTCCAGAAAGTTGGTGCGTATAACAGCAGGAAAGTTATAAGACTTTAAACTGTGTTCTCCAAAAGGTATAGAACAAGGATAAGGCCTGCTTTAAATGTTTCTTCTGTAAATACAGGCAAAAAAAATAGCAGGACACTGGCACAGCCTGTCAAATTTGTATAGATACAGAATATCTCACCAGGAAAGAAGTGCACATAATGAAATCACTTTCCTAGAATATTTGTGTGCATGGGCTTAATACCTTTCCAGTATTTGTTATTTAATACTGCACTTCTCATTGTTTCTTATGTAAGCTTAGGTTGATTTTACTCCACAGATCAATCATATGTCAGCAGTGGTTTTTAGGTGTACTAGATCTGACCCACTGCAtcttgaaaattgaagagacagaaaaaaattatagagTACTTAATTTAACcctttctgtctgtatgactggttatctgtattattgttactgttcaaGATGTTAGACATCTGATAATcaaaccccctaccctccctatgAAAGTAAGATTGATAATGTTTTTTACCACTAAAGCTCCCTGCATGTAAAGTACCTGTTACTTGTTAATGCTATTATGCTTCAGTTTTGCATGCATGGCTGCCTCGTATGAATATGAGTCAGCTCAAAACTTCAGGAATGAGAGAAATTCCTTGAGGATTGGGCTATTTCAGTTAAGTCTTGGAGAGTACTGTATATTATGACCTTTATGGAGAATTGTTACAGAGGCCAAATGAGCAGTATATGAGAAGACAGCAGTTCAAACCATggctgttatttttatcagcatttaGTAATGAGAATTGAGAAGTATATTATTAGTTTTTTGCATTTCAAGTATACAGACATTTTCTATAAACAAGTAGAGGATCGACCACATAAGGATTGGAAATGCATGTTTAGTGAGCATGTCATGTCATGCCCACATCTTAAAAACCTTCACCAAGGTTCAATAAATGGAAACTTGAACTTTTTGGACGATGGACCTTGTAGAAGGCAGAGGGCAATCAAATCACCATATTCTGGGCTTTCATTAGGGATGATAATCACTAATGTTGTATATTTGGTGGAGGCATTGACAGATACTGAATGtggtgatggatttttttttattattgatgatcAGGATTGCAGATATACATTGCATTATAAGCATTAAGCAGTCGCTGACAAACTTTGCATGTTACATGACACTGTTCAAATCTGTTTATTAACCATAGCTGTCAAAGGATTGCATATGCCTGTTTAACTCACTTTGACCATAGATGTTAGTGTCTAATGTTTGAGGAGAATTTTTTCCTGTTAGGTTACTAGGACTATCAGGTTCTTTTGTGACAGTCAGTATGATGTGTGTAAATGTTATTATAAGTAATTCCTGTTTGATAATTCTTATTCAACTTACCCTCAAAGGCAAACTGATATCTTTTTAGCATTTGTACAGATGTTTGCATAAATTGTTACCTGCCTCTGGAGGCATGTTTTGAATACAAATTTTAAGTGTAATCATTCTTTGTAGGTGTGATAACTAACTACTGCTGCTACAAACTAGCAAGACTGTAGATGTTGCAGTTATTTGATCTGGTCTTGACGGTGCTATCTGTTACACAGGCCATTAACAGTATAATCtgtgatataaatgatattgatttGATAATTGTAAAAGATTCACATTATTTCTCAGTTGAATGTTTAGGCTAAAGTTATTAGTAACTTTAAGGTTCAGAGTAGTAATATATTGTTTAGTCTGTATTGATAATTCAGTGACGTTGAGATAAGTTGATGCATTATCTGTGCATGTATTGTGAATGGTCACAATATTTCTGTTTCTCGATTAAGAAGTAGGGAAATAAAGGGTTGTGACAGACATTCTTGTCGTTTTCAAATGACTGAAGGAACAATATAGGCAGAATTTTAACGGATTGCTATAATTTATTGTACTATCAATTAAACCATAACAGTTAGCACCAGTGCTCAGATAACAAGTTACTGAATGGCTTGTTTGTAATAGCTGTAGGCCAAATCTTGTTCCATTGAAAGAGTTTAATTACTGttggttgtaataatgataatattattattatttgttaaacTTTTGGTTTGGGAATAAGTGGGTTAGTTGGtcattgcaggggggggggggtcatagtcAAGAAATGATTCTCTGTTGATGGACAAGTTTTGAGCTACACTTGCTCACCCTAGTAAGGGCAGTGCAGTGGTTATTAACCATTTGCCCTCGTACCTCACAGTGCTTCTATGTTAACATATTACAGGCGGCAGACGGCACGAGAACTCTGCTGTATAGTGTAAggtatgttgtttgtgtgttgcaCCGTACATACCTTTAAATCTGTCTTATTTATTCACCCACTCACGTAATCACTCCTTTACACATTTTCACTCACCAACTCACATTCACCCACTCAATCTTAAGAGCACAACACTCACAGCCTAATTCATTCACTATACTAACTTAAATGATTTGCTTTAGTTACATTGTATGgttaaggttaaaaaaaaaacaaatgtgtgtatatatatatatatatatatgcatgtgtgatatatatatatatatatatatatatatatatatatatatatatatatatatatatacacatacatatatacatatgtatgtgtctatttctatgtctgtatatatttatgtatatttatatgtgtatatatatatatatatatatatatatatatatatatatatatatctatatatatatgtatatatatatatatatatatatatatatatatatatatgtatatatatatatatatatatatatatatatatacatatatatatatgtatatgtatatatatatatatatgtgtgtgatatatatatatatatatatatatatatatatatatattaatatatatatgtatatatatatgtatatatatatattaatatatatatgtatatatatatgtatatatatatatatttatatatgtatatatatatatacatatatgtatatatatatatttatatatatacatctatatatatatatatagatagagagagatatagatatatgcatatatatatatatatatatgcatatatatatgtatatattatatatatatggatatatatatatatatatttatttatttatatgtatatgcatatatatatatatatatatgtatatatatatattatatatatatatatatatatatgcataaatatatatatatatatgcatatatatatatatatatgtatatgtatatatatatgtatatatatatgtatatatatatatatatatatatatatgtatatatatatgtatatatatatgtat contains:
- the kuz gene encoding disintegrin and metalloproteinase domain-containing protein 10 isoform X1, with the protein product MGLWSYTIIYLLATLYLRCEGEDGRPAVHTGNGKFGRNRSALSEYVSRYEVLRYNPEQVHRDHERVKRSLYKDEELTIAFASHGRSFHLRLKRDTQTISPYVKVEVPPRLEGLDFNHLYEGTVEADPGSKVWGSVRGGVFEGVIDSGRDGVYYVERANKYFPRHNATSSGFHSLIYHDNHVEDPYARVRSGHSSGCGITDDVAAWMDRVQNSADPVEEKEEASKQYQQTPAHLLSQYKYKKWLDSHDNYKTSEEEDGVSDFYETILDDYHNKYSAQANSRTKRAVGMGVGEDNKGTCSLSIQTDPMLWHHIYKQEENDPIRTRDEITAMISQHIKAINNIYGNVKFEGKYKHRNIRFEVQRIKIDNDEPCRPNWTGEPNKFCKANVDVSNFLNLHSQKKHDDFCLAYVFTFRDFTGGTLGLAWVASPSGASGGICEKYKTYTENLGGFRHSEKRSLNTGIITFLNYNSRVPPKVSQLTLAHEIGHNFGSPHDFPETCKPGGLLGNYIMFSSATSGDRPNNDKFSQCSIRNISLVLDAISEKRRTNCFSTNNGAFCGNKIVEEGEECDCGYDDEECEEKCCYPLKISQNDKMQNSSARECRRRKNTQCSPSEGPCCSRDRCAYVTHNARVQCHSETDCEESVYCNGRMAQCPSPRKKRDHKQCNEGTKVCIKGKCSGSICLAHKLMECFLTSDRVKDKKKLCEIACQEGNDTSTCKSTSELKHIFGEPVFMRPGAPCNNFQGYCDVFQKCRAVDAEGPLARLKNLLFNQDTLNSVAEWITQYWYGVMMLGVGFVVFMGIFIKCCAVHTPSSNPRKPPARSITETLRRPVSTLRRVKRHRQGPSPNAQGAPGPSHHHHHHLHHHNQPGPSRHSGGAAAAVPERPKGGAKRSSRAYSDDPPPPYPGNPRPLSSSNPGNSVTPVNRSGPTRHGYGEGRGHYNRPKGGRRHENSAV
- the kuz gene encoding disintegrin and metalloproteinase domain-containing protein 10 isoform X3, which gives rise to MGLWSYTIIYLLATLYLRCEGSALSEYVSRYEVLRYNPEQVHRDHERVKRSLYKDEELTIAFASHGRSFHLRLKRDTQTISPYVKVEVPPRLEGLDFNHLYEGTVEADPGSKVWGSVRGGVFEGVIDSGRDGVYYVERANKYFPRHNATSSGFHSLIYHDNHVEDPYARVRSGHSSGCGITDDVAAWMDRVQNSADPVEEKEEASKQYQQTPAHLLSQYKYKKWLDSHDNYKTSEEEDGVSDFYETILDDYHNKYSAQANSRTKRAVGMGVGEDNKGTCSLSIQTDPMLWHHIYKQEENDPIRTRDEITAMISQHIKAINNIYGNVKFEGKYKHRNIRFEVQRIKIDNDEPCRPNWTGEPNKFCKANVDVSNFLNLHSQKKHDDFCLAYVFTFRDFTGGTLGLAWVASPSGASGGICEKYKTYTENLGGFRHSEKRSLNTGIITFLNYNSRVPPKVSQLTLAHEIGHNFGSPHDFPETCKPGGLLGNYIMFSSATSGDRPNNDKFSQCSIRNISLVLDAISEKRRTNCFSTNNGAFCGNKIVEEGEECDCGYDDEECEEKCCYPLKISQNDKMQNSSARECRRRKNTQCSPSEGPCCSRDRCAYVTHNARVQCHSETDCEESVYCNGRMAQCPSPRKKRDHKQCNEGTKVCIKGKCSGSICLAHKLMECFLTSDRVKDKKKLCEIACQEGNDTSTCKSTSELKHIFGEPVFMRPGAPCNNFQGYCDVFQKCRAVDAEGPLARLKNLLFNQDTLNSVAEWITQYWYGVMMLGVGFVVFMGIFIKCCAVHTPSSNPRKPPARSITETLRRPVSTLRRVKRHRQGPSPNAQGAPGPSHHHHHHLHHHNQPGPSRHSGGAAAAVPERPKGGAKRSSRAYSDDPPPPYPGNPRPLSSSNPGNSVTPVNRSGPTRHGYGEGRGHYNRPKGGRRHENSAV
- the kuz gene encoding disintegrin and metalloproteinase domain-containing protein 10 isoform X2, with the protein product MGLWSYTIIYLLATLYLRCEGEDGRPAVHTGNGKFGRNRSALSEYVSRYEVLRYNPEQVHRDHERVKRSLYKDEELTIAFASHGRSFHLRLKRDTQTISPYVKVEVPPRLEGLDFNHLYEGTVEADPGSKVWGSVRGGVFEGVIDSGRDGVYYVERANKYFPRHNATSSGFHSLIYHDNHVEDPYARVRSGHSSGCGITDDVAAWMDRVQNSADPVEEKEEASKQYQQTPAHLLSQYKYKKWLDSHDNYKTSEEEDGVSDFYETILDDYHNKYSAQANSRTKRAVGMGVGEDNKGTCSLSIQTDPMLWHHIYKQEENDPIRTRDEITAMISQHIKAINNIYGNVKFEGKYKHRNIRFEVQRIKIDNDEPCRPNWTGEPNKFCKANVDVSNFLNLHSQKKHDDFCLAYVFTFRDFTGGTLGLAWVASPSGASGGICEKYKTYTENLGGFRHSEKRSLNTGIITFLNYNSRVPPKVSQLTLAHEIGHNFGSPHDFPETCKPGGLLGNYIMFSSATSGDRPNNDKFSQCSIRNISLVLDAISEKRRTNCFSTNNGAFCGNKIVEEGEECDCGYDDEECEEKCCYPLKISQNDKMQNSSARECRRRKNTQCSPSEGPCCSRDRCAYVTHNARVQCHSETDCEESVYCNGRMAQCPSPRKKRDHKQCNEGTKVCIKGKCSGSICLAHKLMECFLTSDRVKDKKKLCEIACQEGNDTSTCKSTSELKHIFGEPVFMRPGAPCNNFQGYCDVFQKCRAVDAEGPLARLKNLLFNQDTLNSVAEWITQYWYGVMMLGVGFVVFMGIFIKCCAVHTPSSNPRKPPARSITETLRRPVSTLRRVKRHRQGPSPNAQGAPGPSHHHHHHLHHHNQPGPSRHSGGAAAAVPERPKGGAKRSSRAYSDDPPPPYPGNPRPLSSSNPGNSVTPVNRSGPTRHGYGEGRGHYNRPKASAPPLE
- the kuz gene encoding disintegrin and metalloproteinase domain-containing protein 10 isoform X4; its protein translation is MGLWSYTIIYLLATLYLRCEGSALSEYVSRYEVLRYNPEQVHRDHERVKRSLYKDEELTIAFASHGRSFHLRLKRDTQTISPYVKVEVPPRLEGLDFNHLYEGTVEADPGSKVWGSVRGGVFEGVIDSGRDGVYYVERANKYFPRHNATSSGFHSLIYHDNHVEDPYARVRSGHSSGCGITDDVAAWMDRVQNSADPVEEKEEASKQYQQTPAHLLSQYKYKKWLDSHDNYKTSEEEDGVSDFYETILDDYHNKYSAQANSRTKRAVGMGVGEDNKGTCSLSIQTDPMLWHHIYKQEENDPIRTRDEITAMISQHIKAINNIYGNVKFEGKYKHRNIRFEVQRIKIDNDEPCRPNWTGEPNKFCKANVDVSNFLNLHSQKKHDDFCLAYVFTFRDFTGGTLGLAWVASPSGASGGICEKYKTYTENLGGFRHSEKRSLNTGIITFLNYNSRVPPKVSQLTLAHEIGHNFGSPHDFPETCKPGGLLGNYIMFSSATSGDRPNNDKFSQCSIRNISLVLDAISEKRRTNCFSTNNGAFCGNKIVEEGEECDCGYDDEECEEKCCYPLKISQNDKMQNSSARECRRRKNTQCSPSEGPCCSRDRCAYVTHNARVQCHSETDCEESVYCNGRMAQCPSPRKKRDHKQCNEGTKVCIKGKCSGSICLAHKLMECFLTSDRVKDKKKLCEIACQEGNDTSTCKSTSELKHIFGEPVFMRPGAPCNNFQGYCDVFQKCRAVDAEGPLARLKNLLFNQDTLNSVAEWITQYWYGVMMLGVGFVVFMGIFIKCCAVHTPSSNPRKPPARSITETLRRPVSTLRRVKRHRQGPSPNAQGAPGPSHHHHHHLHHHNQPGPSRHSGGAAAAVPERPKGGAKRSSRAYSDDPPPPYPGNPRPLSSSNPGNSVTPVNRSGPTRHGYGEGRGHYNRPKASAPPLE